The following proteins come from a genomic window of Pedobacter faecalis:
- a CDS encoding helix-turn-helix domain-containing protein: MDDIERTLNDLDKKFPVTPEFRAKLGPLLKLQTGKADHVFLSAGDEARDAWKLLEGIVAVFKPDRKGRLVVVKLYLPGDIFTDLLSFFEKKPISGTYRSLTRFRARRLERDDFEGLKDFPETMRLAESIMMEEGAQESARAELLALKGPERAEAFLDMYPDINIPDAYAASFLRITEAQYRAWRNRRAAGEPRVKEELDRLRDFVMQNFRLPVVDDKASVADLFCVSPRTLDRMSFRIFDKPFGQQIIFMRMLYGLKALLLEDKNVAQAAASVGYDDARAFSKRFKKEYRITPREIAGIYVKRFTNR; the protein is encoded by the coding sequence ATGGACGATATCGAACGAACGCTTAACGATCTGGACAAGAAGTTTCCGGTAACACCGGAATTCCGTGCCAAGCTGGGGCCGCTGCTTAAATTGCAAACCGGCAAGGCAGATCATGTTTTCTTGAGTGCCGGCGATGAGGCAAGGGACGCCTGGAAGCTGCTGGAGGGTATTGTGGCTGTATTTAAACCAGACAGGAAGGGCAGGCTGGTGGTGGTCAAGCTGTATTTGCCGGGCGATATATTTACCGACCTGTTGAGCTTCTTTGAAAAGAAGCCCATAAGCGGCACGTATAGGAGTTTAACACGTTTTAGGGCGCGGCGGCTGGAGCGTGATGATTTTGAAGGCCTCAAGGATTTTCCGGAAACGATGCGTTTGGCCGAGTCGATTATGATGGAGGAAGGAGCGCAGGAGTCGGCCCGTGCGGAACTGCTTGCCTTGAAGGGTCCGGAGCGGGCAGAGGCTTTTCTGGATATGTATCCTGATATCAATATTCCGGATGCTTATGCAGCGTCATTTCTGCGGATTACGGAAGCGCAGTACAGGGCATGGCGCAATCGCCGCGCTGCAGGCGAGCCCAGGGTGAAGGAAGAACTGGACAGGCTGCGTGACTTTGTGATGCAAAACTTTCGCCTGCCTGTGGTAGACGATAAGGCCAGCGTGGCCGATCTGTTCTGCGTTTCTCCTCGCACGCTGGATCGGATGTCGTTCCGCATTTTCGACAAGCCTTTCGGTCAGCAGATCATCTTCATGCGTATGCTTTACGGTCTTAAAGCGCTCCTGCTGGAAGACAAGAACGTAGCTCAGGCAGCGGCCAGCGTAGGCTACGATGATGCTCGCGCCTTCAGCAAGCGCTTTAAGAAGGAGTACCGCATCACGCCGAGGGAGATTGCTGGTATTTATGTTAAGCGATTTACAAACAGGTAA